The following coding sequences lie in one Canis lupus familiaris isolate Mischka breed German Shepherd chromosome 34, alternate assembly UU_Cfam_GSD_1.0, whole genome shotgun sequence genomic window:
- the MRPL47 gene encoding 39S ribosomal protein L47, mitochondrial isoform X4 produces MLLTLEQEAKRQRLPMPSPERLEKVIDSMDALDKVVQEREDALRLLQTGQEKARPGAWRRDIFGRIIWHKFKQWPIPWYLNKRYNRKRFFAMPYVERFVRLRLEKHARIEARKKSLEKKKEKFLQEKFPHLSEAQKSSQV; encoded by the exons atgctCCTAACTCTAGAGCAGGAGGCCAAGCGGCAGAGATTGCCAATGCCAAGTCCGGAGCGGTTAGAAAAG GTAATAGATTCCATGGATGCATTAGATAAAGTTGTCCAGGAAAGAGAAGATGCCCTAAGACTTCTTCAGACTGGTCAAGAAAAAGCTAGACCTGGTGCTTGGAGAAGAGACATCTTTGGAAGAATCATCTG GCACAAATTCAAGCAGTGGCCTATACCTTGGTACCTAAATAAAAGATACAATAGGAAACGATTCTTTGCAATGCCCTATGTGGAACGTTTTGTCAG ACTGAGACTTGAGAAACATGCCCGCAttgaagcaagaaagaaaagtttagagaaaaagaaagaaaaatttcttcaGGAAAAGTTTCCACATCTTTCTGAAGCCCAGAAGTCAAGTCAAGTCTAA